In the Spirochaetota bacterium genome, ACCTGCCTGTTCATTATCATAGTTGAACAGATCCTCGTTCCACCGCAACTATTTTGACTTTTTTATCATTCCTCCTTCCTTTCCCCACTAACAATTCCTTGTATAAATCCTTTTTGTAATCCTTTTTGTAATCCTTCTTGATTCCCTTATTTTAGACCTTGAACATATCCTTCTTTTCTTAAATCCTACTTTAGGGTTTTCAATGTTTTTGATAACCTGGTGTATGTCTCCTTTGGATGAAATGTTTTTTAACAAAAGGTTGAATATTATTAAAATACTATATGTGTTTTTAGATTAATGTAAAAGCCATACTAATAAAGTCCGTATTATTGTACTATCCTTTGAATAAATCCGCAATAATTTTTCAATTCTGTCAATGGTTTTTAGAAACATTTCTTTATCACCGCTTTTAACTTTTATCAATTTATATATATTCATACGCGCCAGAAATAAAATTTTTAAATATGATGTTTGAATTTTTTAAAAATTTATAAATTTTTATTGCATAATACATATACAAAACTACACTATGCAGCAGTATCTGCTGCATAGATGAGTACTTCATTTATTCTACAAATATATTACAAATACGAGGTAGCGTTATGGCAAAGATGTACTACGATAATGATGCTGATTTATCAGTTATTTCAAACAAAACCATTGCTGTAATTGGATATGGCAGCCAGGGTCATGCACAGGCACAGAATTTACGCGATAGTGGCTGCAAAGTAATTGTTGCTGAACTTCCTGGCACTCCAAACTACGAATTAGCTGTTTCTCACAATTTCAAACCTGTTAGTGCAAAAGAGGCAGCTGAAAAAGGCGATATCATTCAGATATTAGCCCAGGATCATGTGCAGGCAAAACTATATGAAACCGAAGTAAAACCTCACCTTAAAAAAGGCAAAACACTGGTATTTTCCCATGGCTTCAATATTCATTTTGGCCAGATTGTTCCACCTGCTGATGTTGATGTCATCATGGTTGCTCCAAAAGGCCCTGGACATCTGGTACGCAGTGAATATGAAAAAGGGGGTGGAGTTCCCTGCCTCATTGCAATTCACAATGATGCAAGCGGTAGAGCAAAAGAAACAGCTCTTGCCTACGCAAAAGGAATAGGAGCAACTCGCGCAGGAGTTATCGAAACCACCTTTAAAGAAGAAACCGAAACAGATCTTTTTGGCGAGCAATGTGTACTATGCGGTGGGGTATCTGAGCTTGTTAAAGCTGGTTTTGATACACTGGTCGAAGCCGGGTATCAGCCCGAGATAGCATACTTTGAGTGTTTACATGAACTAAAACTCATTGTTGATTTATTCTATCAGGGTGGAATAAACTATATGCGATACTCAGTATCCGACACAGCAGAATATGGCGACTATATGGTTGGCAAACGCATTATAACCCCTGAAACACGCAAAGAAATGAAAAAAGTTTTGGAAGAAATACAGTCAGGTCAGTTTGCACGACAGTGGATTCTGGAAAATCTGGCAGGACGGCCACAGTTTAATGCAATTAAGAAACGTGAACGTGAACATCTTATTGAACGCGTTGGCCGTGAACTTAGAAAGATGATGAAGTGGATAGATAGTAAAGAGGTATAAATTCAATTTGGTAAGGGTGCGATTTTAACAATCACACCCTTATTTTTTTGCAACCTGTCTCAACTATTCCCTGTCTATAATAACAACCACAACACATATATACATAAAAACATATAAAGAGGTTGTTATGAATAAAAAAGTATTATTAGTATACCCTGAAATTCCACTTACCTATTGGAGTTTTAAATATTCCCTGGAATTTATTGGGAAAAAGGCAGTTTTCCCACCATTAGGATTGCTTACCGTTGCAGCAATGCTACCGCACGATTGGAAAATTGATTTAATTGATTTGAATGTATCTTCATTTGACCATACATTACTTCCACAATATGATATGGTCATGATTTCGGCCATGCTTGTTCAAAAGCAATCTTTTGCTGAAATTGCATCATTATGCAAAGAATACAATGTCCCTGTAGTAGCTGGAGGTCCTTACCCAACATCATTATGGCAATCAATTCCTAATGTTGACCACTTTGTTTTGAATGAAGCCGAAGTAACATTGCCAAAGTTTCTGCACGATTTGCAGTATGGTATTCCTCATCATGTGTATACTTCACACGAAAAACCATCACTTGATGTAACACCAGTTCCACGATTTGATATTATTGATCTAAAACCATATTCAAGTGTGCCATTACAATTTTCACGGGGTTGCCCATTCAACTGTGAATTCTGCGATATTATATCATTATTTGGTAGAAATCCACGTACAAAATCACCTCAACAATTTTTGGCAGAACTTGACGCAGTGTACGCAACTGGTTTCAGGGAATCTATTTTTATTGTCGACGATAATTTTATAGGCAATAAGGCAAAAGCAAAAGAGTTATTAAAAGCAATTATTACTTGGCAGATTGACCACTCATATCCATTTTCATTTCAAACCGAAGCAAGCGTAAACCTGGCTCATGATAAAGAACTCATGCACTTAATGTATGAAGCTGGTTTTGATATGGTTTTTTTGGGTATTGAGACACCTGTAGTTTCTTCACTTCAGAAAGCAGGTAAAACACAAAATACCAAAGAAGATTTATTAGAAAATGTCAAGATAATTCAGCAACATGGCATGGAAGTCAGTGGCGGTTTTATTGTTGGTTTTGACGATGACCCTGAAAATGTCTTTGATCTGCAATCTGATTTTATACAAGCATCAGGCATACCTATTGCTATGGTTGGGATATTGGATGCACTTCCAAATACCCGTCTCTACGATCGACTTCAAAACGAAGGACGTCTTATCTGTGAATCAAATGGAAACAATACACATAAATTAGCACCAAATTTTATCCCTAAAATGCCAGTAAAAAAACTCATAGATGGCTACATCAATCTATTAAAAACAATTTATTCACCACCAAATTATTTTAAACGCTGCCTTACATTAATAAAAAGGGTCCCTGCGAATAGAGTTGTTTACAGGCAGTTCACTTTTAAGGAATTCAAGGCGCTTGTGCTATCGCTTATAAAACAAGGATTTTCAAGCTATTCTATTCATTATTTTAAATTTTTAATTAACACTCTGCGAATGCGTCCAAAACTATTTTCTGAAGCTATTGCCTTAGCCATCAAAGGATATCACCTTTTTAAGATCACAGAAAAATTAGTAGCAGAATACAATAAATCCTTGAAAGAGGAAGAAATAACTGATACAGTTGACCAAGTACTTATAACTACTATGCCTGTTAATCCAATCAATACAGGTATGGTACATACTGACAATCGTTAGGAGGCAAACTACAAATGTCAGCACCTTCGGTAGCAGTTCAAATTTTAGTTACAGTTATTCCCATCCTGGGGATAATAGCTGGTTCCATTGTCATTTTTTTCTTTCTGTATTTTAATCACAAACAGAAATTGCTTTTAATTGAGAAGGGATTGTATCAAAAGATTTCCTTTGATTTTGATGCATTCAGCCTGTTCAGCGGATTTTTACTTACAGGTGTGGGAGCAGCTTTAACTCTTTTTTTTGTACTTAAAGACGGCATTTCATACGCACTTATTGGAGGACTTGTTCCACTGAGGTTGGGAATAAGCTTTATTATGTATTACTTTGTTAAAGTGAAAACCAGTATAAAATGACAACATTACATGATGAGTACATTATACAACAGATTCTTAAA is a window encoding:
- the ilvC gene encoding ketol-acid reductoisomerase, which gives rise to MRGSVMAKMYYDNDADLSVISNKTIAVIGYGSQGHAQAQNLRDSGCKVIVAELPGTPNYELAVSHNFKPVSAKEAAEKGDIIQILAQDHVQAKLYETEVKPHLKKGKTLVFSHGFNIHFGQIVPPADVDVIMVAPKGPGHLVRSEYEKGGGVPCLIAIHNDASGRAKETALAYAKGIGATRAGVIETTFKEETETDLFGEQCVLCGGVSELVKAGFDTLVEAGYQPEIAYFECLHELKLIVDLFYQGGINYMRYSVSDTAEYGDYMVGKRIITPETRKEMKKVLEEIQSGQFARQWILENLAGRPQFNAIKKREREHLIERVGRELRKMMKWIDSKEV
- a CDS encoding B12-binding domain-containing radical SAM protein, which gives rise to MNKKVLLVYPEIPLTYWSFKYSLEFIGKKAVFPPLGLLTVAAMLPHDWKIDLIDLNVSSFDHTLLPQYDMVMISAMLVQKQSFAEIASLCKEYNVPVVAGGPYPTSLWQSIPNVDHFVLNEAEVTLPKFLHDLQYGIPHHVYTSHEKPSLDVTPVPRFDIIDLKPYSSVPLQFSRGCPFNCEFCDIISLFGRNPRTKSPQQFLAELDAVYATGFRESIFIVDDNFIGNKAKAKELLKAIITWQIDHSYPFSFQTEASVNLAHDKELMHLMYEAGFDMVFLGIETPVVSSLQKAGKTQNTKEDLLENVKIIQQHGMEVSGGFIVGFDDDPENVFDLQSDFIQASGIPIAMVGILDALPNTRLYDRLQNEGRLICESNGNNTHKLAPNFIPKMPVKKLIDGYINLLKTIYSPPNYFKRCLTLIKRVPANRVVYRQFTFKEFKALVLSLIKQGFSSYSIHYFKFLINTLRMRPKLFSEAIALAIKGYHLFKITEKLVAEYNKSLKEEEITDTVDQVLITTMPVNPINTGMVHTDNR